The following proteins are co-located in the Sporosarcina pasteurii genome:
- a CDS encoding M20 family metallopeptidase, which yields MLNKALTKISNYYEEMVADRRFLHMHPELSHQEVHTPAFIADRLESLGIEVQRNVGGRGVVGMIRGGQPGKTVAFRADFDALPITDQKDVSYKSTIPGVMHACGHDGHTAALLGFAKAMNEIKESLPGNIVLIHQFGEELSPGGARGMIEDGCLDGVDLVFGAHLQSQMPANKVYVRDGFLQASEDSFKITVTGFGTHGAEPHTGVDPILAASHIMIALQSIASRNADPLKELVVSVGSFHAGHADNVIPNEAVMEGTIRVFDPELRIIAGRRVIEIAKSVGAGLGCDVHVDIIKGYDSVNNDPDAMNLVRRGVAEAFSEENIIETNPIMPVEDFSYYLQHRPGAYFFVGAQMDNKENVFPHHHEKFDFYEPAMEMTAKVFASTFFEAQK from the coding sequence ATGCTGAACAAAGCCTTAACTAAAATTTCAAATTATTACGAAGAGATGGTTGCAGATCGACGTTTTCTACATATGCATCCTGAATTATCACATCAGGAAGTTCATACACCTGCATTTATAGCTGATCGCTTAGAATCTTTAGGCATTGAAGTACAAAGAAATGTTGGGGGGCGTGGAGTCGTAGGGATGATTCGCGGTGGTCAACCTGGAAAAACAGTTGCATTTCGTGCGGACTTTGACGCGTTACCCATTACCGACCAAAAAGATGTTTCTTACAAATCAACTATCCCCGGTGTCATGCATGCATGCGGACATGATGGCCATACAGCAGCTTTATTAGGATTCGCCAAAGCTATGAATGAAATCAAAGAATCATTACCCGGTAACATTGTCCTAATCCACCAGTTTGGAGAAGAATTATCTCCAGGCGGTGCACGTGGGATGATTGAAGATGGCTGTCTTGACGGCGTTGACCTTGTATTCGGCGCACATTTACAATCGCAAATGCCTGCTAATAAAGTGTATGTGCGCGACGGTTTCCTTCAAGCTTCTGAAGATTCCTTTAAAATTACGGTAACCGGATTCGGAACACATGGTGCGGAACCGCATACAGGTGTGGATCCAATCCTAGCTGCCAGTCACATTATGATTGCACTTCAATCAATTGCTAGTCGAAATGCAGATCCATTGAAAGAACTCGTTGTTTCAGTCGGAAGTTTTCACGCTGGACATGCAGACAATGTGATTCCTAACGAGGCTGTTATGGAAGGCACCATTCGCGTATTCGACCCTGAACTTCGTATCATTGCGGGCCGCCGTGTGATTGAAATTGCAAAATCGGTTGGTGCCGGACTTGGCTGCGATGTACATGTTGATATCATTAAAGGCTACGATTCAGTAAATAATGACCCCGACGCTATGAACCTCGTTCGTCGCGGTGTTGCAGAAGCTTTCAGTGAAGAGAACATAATCGAAACGAATCCAATTATGCCTGTTGAGGATTTCTCATATTATTTACAGCATCGACCAGGTGCGTACTTTTTTGTTGGTGCTCAAATGGATAATAAGGAAAACGTCTTCCCGCACCATCATGAAAAGTTTGATTTTTACGAACCAGCGATGGAAATGACCGCTAAAGTTTTTGCATCAACATTTTTTGAAGCGCAAAAATAA
- a CDS encoding 5-methyltetrahydropteroyltriglutamate--homocysteine S-methyltransferase, with the protein MTNAKTLTKAPFRADHVGSLLRPENLHEARRLFKEEEITAEQLRKVETEEIKRVVDKQIEVGLELVTDGEFRRRFWHTDFLEHLNGIEGYVPEQGYIFNGNEETERYNIRNIGKISFNPDHPHVKDFIEFNEIVGGRAVAKQTIPSPNQLFNIGIRDENIYPDIEEYAKDIIQAYRDAIKAFYDAGVRYLQLDDVYIAGLSSPDIPWNDGEYSREYLIDLALRVANGVLEGKPEDLFVTTHLCRGNYRSNWAFEGSYDLIAEKFLAKEKVDGFFLEYDDERSGGFEPLKHIPRGGAKVVLGVITSKRGELEDKALIKSRVQEASKYVPLEQICLSPQCGFASTHHGNKLTEEEQWEKLKFIVDISKEIWG; encoded by the coding sequence ATGACAAACGCAAAAACATTGACGAAGGCACCTTTTAGAGCGGATCACGTAGGAAGTTTATTAAGACCGGAGAATTTGCACGAGGCAAGAAGGTTATTCAAAGAAGAGGAAATTACAGCTGAACAACTTCGTAAAGTAGAAACAGAAGAGATCAAAAGAGTTGTAGATAAGCAAATTGAAGTCGGTTTGGAATTAGTAACGGATGGAGAGTTTAGACGTAGATTTTGGCATACGGACTTTTTAGAACACTTGAATGGTATCGAAGGCTATGTTCCTGAACAAGGCTATATTTTTAACGGGAATGAAGAAACAGAAAGATATAATATCCGTAACATTGGAAAAATCTCATTCAATCCTGACCATCCACATGTAAAAGATTTTATTGAATTCAATGAAATCGTTGGTGGCCGTGCAGTTGCGAAACAAACAATTCCAAGCCCAAACCAACTATTTAATATCGGAATTAGAGATGAAAATATCTATCCGGATATCGAGGAATATGCAAAAGATATCATTCAAGCTTACCGCGATGCAATCAAAGCTTTTTATGATGCAGGTGTTCGTTATTTACAGTTGGATGACGTCTATATTGCAGGATTATCATCACCTGACATTCCTTGGAATGATGGAGAATATTCGAGAGAGTACTTAATTGACTTAGCGCTTCGTGTGGCAAACGGTGTGTTAGAAGGGAAACCTGAAGATTTATTTGTTACTACACATTTATGCCGTGGAAATTATCGCTCAAACTGGGCATTTGAAGGAAGTTATGATTTAATTGCTGAAAAGTTCTTAGCAAAGGAAAAAGTAGACGGATTTTTCCTTGAGTATGATGATGAGCGTTCAGGAGGCTTTGAACCTCTAAAACATATTCCACGAGGCGGAGCAAAAGTCGTATTAGGTGTCATCACCTCTAAGAGAGGAGAGCTAGAAGATAAAGCGCTAATTAAATCTCGGGTTCAGGAAGCTTCTAAGTATGTTCCACTCGAGCAAATTTGCTTAAGTCCACAATGTGGGTTTGCTTCAACGCACCATGGAAATAAGCTGACAGAAGAGGAACAGTGGGAGAAACTAAAGTTTATCGTTGATATTTCGAAGGAGATTTGGGGTTAA
- a CDS encoding sodium:alanine symporter family protein, whose translation MDGLNWLVDLLNNFIWTYILIGLLLLVGAYFTVRTKFVQVRLFKEMFRLIFEKKDSNDGVSPFQAFTISAASRVGTGNVAGVALAIGIGGPGAIFWMWLIAIIGMATAFIESTLAQVYKVKDGDTFRGGPAYYMEKALGFRKLGIVFAILLTLCFGFIFNAVQANTISQSFVDVFGIKDWVVGLILVFITAIIIFGGVKRIVRATELIVPIMATFYLIIAFYVVITNISEVPAVFKLIVENAFGISEVVGGGIGAAMMQGIRRGLFSNEAGMGSVPNAAATANVSHPAKQGLVQSLGVFFDTIMICSATAFIIILGGLYTTGEQNGIILTQSSMAVHVGSWAPYFVAIAILFFAFSSIIGNYYYGETNIEFIKTNKSWITIYRLLVLGMVMFGAMAKLSVVWNMADLFMGLMAILNLIVILILGKVAFKVLDDFSMQRKQGLNPVFKAKSIPGLKGAECWEEERKN comes from the coding sequence ATGGATGGACTTAATTGGTTAGTCGACCTGTTGAATAATTTTATTTGGACGTATATATTAATTGGCTTGCTTTTATTAGTGGGTGCTTATTTTACGGTGCGTACAAAATTTGTTCAAGTAAGGTTATTTAAAGAGATGTTTCGACTCATTTTTGAGAAGAAAGATAGTAATGATGGGGTATCACCTTTCCAAGCATTTACGATTAGTGCGGCTTCTAGAGTTGGAACGGGGAATGTCGCGGGTGTTGCACTTGCAATTGGAATCGGTGGTCCTGGTGCTATATTTTGGATGTGGCTTATCGCAATTATTGGGATGGCGACAGCCTTTATTGAAAGTACACTAGCACAAGTATACAAAGTAAAAGATGGCGACACTTTTCGGGGTGGACCTGCTTATTATATGGAAAAAGCACTCGGATTCCGTAAATTAGGGATTGTTTTTGCAATATTATTAACACTGTGTTTCGGTTTTATTTTCAATGCAGTTCAAGCAAATACCATTAGCCAGTCATTTGTGGATGTTTTCGGTATTAAAGATTGGGTTGTCGGTCTTATTTTAGTATTCATCACCGCGATCATTATTTTCGGTGGAGTTAAAAGAATTGTAAGGGCTACAGAATTAATAGTGCCAATTATGGCAACATTCTATTTGATTATTGCTTTCTATGTTGTCATCACAAATATATCGGAAGTACCAGCCGTATTTAAACTAATTGTTGAAAATGCGTTTGGTATTTCAGAAGTAGTTGGCGGCGGGATTGGCGCAGCAATGATGCAAGGAATTCGCCGTGGACTATTTTCCAACGAAGCGGGAATGGGGAGTGTACCGAACGCAGCAGCGACGGCAAATGTATCTCACCCAGCGAAACAAGGCCTTGTACAAAGTTTAGGTGTGTTCTTTGATACGATTATGATTTGTTCGGCAACGGCTTTTATTATTATTTTAGGCGGACTTTATACGACAGGTGAACAGAACGGGATTATTTTAACGCAATCCTCGATGGCGGTACATGTCGGTTCGTGGGCACCGTATTTTGTTGCGATTGCAATCTTGTTTTTCGCATTTAGTTCAATTATTGGGAATTACTATTACGGAGAAACAAATATTGAGTTTATCAAAACAAATAAATCATGGATAACAATTTACCGTTTGTTAGTACTTGGCATGGTCATGTTTGGTGCGATGGCAAAACTCAGTGTTGTTTGGAATATGGCCGATTTATTCATGGGCTTGATGGCTATATTGAACTTAATTGTTATTCTAATTCTCGGTAAAGTGGCATTTAAAGTGTTAGACGATTTCTCTATGCAACGTAAACAGGGATTAAATCCAGTGTTTAAAGCGAAATCCATTCCAGGATTGAAAGGCGCAGAGTGCTGGGAAGAAGAGCGAAAAAATTAA
- a CDS encoding MBL fold metallo-hydrolase: MGEILAYGDDYKYIPATSIESGSGIEVLPDLYCYTVQIVNIVLIGNPGTGEFVLVDAGMPYSANKIISVIEERFGMNKRPKAIILTHGHFDHVGAIIELIKHWDVPVYAHELELPYLTGKTPYPDPDPTVEGGMVSKMSPIFPVDPIELGNRVQALPGDGSVPGLPKFRWIHTPGHSPGHVSFFREEDGVLIAGDAFVAVKQEYLYKVLTQEQEISGPPRYLTTDWAAAWNSVKKLEALKPAFAITGHGLPMEGQLLTESLQTLAEKFDEIAIPSYGKYVN; this comes from the coding sequence TTGGGCGAAATTTTAGCATATGGAGACGATTATAAATACATCCCTGCGACCTCGATAGAAAGTGGTTCAGGGATCGAAGTTTTACCGGATTTGTATTGTTATACTGTTCAGATTGTCAATATTGTTTTGATTGGCAACCCAGGCACGGGAGAATTTGTTTTAGTGGATGCGGGCATGCCTTACTCAGCGAACAAAATTATTTCAGTAATTGAAGAACGTTTTGGCATGAACAAGCGTCCAAAGGCAATTATTTTAACGCATGGCCACTTTGATCATGTAGGTGCAATTATTGAGTTAATTAAGCATTGGGATGTTCCGGTTTATGCACATGAATTAGAGCTTCCTTATTTAACGGGAAAAACACCTTATCCTGACCCTGACCCGACTGTGGAAGGTGGAATGGTTTCAAAGATGTCGCCGATTTTTCCGGTAGACCCAATAGAGCTTGGCAACCGTGTTCAAGCGCTACCTGGTGACGGGAGCGTTCCGGGTTTGCCTAAGTTTCGTTGGATTCACACGCCTGGACATTCACCTGGGCACGTCTCTTTCTTTAGAGAGGAGGACGGGGTGCTAATTGCAGGGGATGCTTTTGTTGCAGTTAAACAAGAATATCTGTACAAAGTATTGACGCAAGAACAAGAAATAAGTGGTCCTCCTCGATATTTGACAACGGACTGGGCTGCAGCCTGGAATTCCGTCAAAAAGCTAGAGGCTTTAAAACCTGCCTTTGCGATTACAGGGCATGGATTGCCAATGGAAGGTCAATTATTAACAGAGAGTTTACAGACATTGGCTGAGAAATTTGATGAAATTGCTATTCCAAGTTACGGGAAGTATGTCAATTAA
- a CDS encoding YndM family protein, with product MKYLGTILVKFIMIMFILGITLGMYGMSFINILFLSMLVTGISFVGDMIILPRYGNLAATIGDFGIVFFIVLFGSAYLMGNEGRIGLGAFLPALIIALGESFLHKYIQKNVFNEEDISAEPELPALERDKLQTEFGSEPDFEKTDHKPTVHKKRYVPHRPRKRNKKNPY from the coding sequence ATGAAATATTTAGGGACAATATTGGTGAAGTTTATCATGATTATGTTTATTTTAGGAATTACGCTAGGGATGTACGGCATGTCTTTCATAAACATTTTATTTTTAAGTATGTTGGTGACGGGGATATCATTTGTTGGAGACATGATTATATTACCTAGATATGGAAACCTTGCGGCAACAATCGGTGATTTCGGTATTGTATTTTTTATTGTTTTATTTGGCAGTGCGTACCTAATGGGTAATGAGGGACGGATCGGTTTGGGAGCTTTTTTACCTGCCTTAATTATTGCCTTGGGCGAATCATTTTTACACAAGTATATACAGAAGAATGTTTTTAATGAAGAAGATATATCTGCTGAACCGGAATTACCTGCTTTAGAAAGAGACAAGTTACAAACAGAATTTGGCTCTGAACCGGACTTCGAAAAAACGGATCATAAACCGACTGTTCATAAGAAAAGATATGTGCCTCACAGGCCAAGAAAACGAAATAAGAAAAATCCGTATTAG
- a CDS encoding ribonucleoside-diphosphate reductase subunit alpha: MTMMIQTPIIEKVLNDLQLEFGKEKIAPLIKLSDRWKERYVHGSSEEWTRTLILEAISFVAEDEPYWTFVASRIYLHAIYAQDEQRRGCAVYSHFHHHVKELVEKGLYSSVLITKYSEEELVHLGQILNPNRDFLFTYIGLKTLMDRYVAVDFTNNPVELPQERWLVIAMTLMQDESENRLEKIEEAYWAMSNLYMTVATPTLANAGKPHGQLSSCFIDTVDDSLQGIYDSNTDIANLSKYGGGIGVYMGKVRSRGSSIRGFKGASSGVLPWIKQLNNTAVSVDQLGQRQGAIAVYLDAWHKDILTFLDLKLNNGDERMRAHDIFTGICLPDIFMEQVDARGEWHLFDPHEVRDVMGYSLEDFYDETRGSGSFREKYAECVAHPALSRETIPAIELMKRILRSQLETGVPFMFYRDEVNRTNANKHKGMIYSSNLCSEIAQNMSPTKFESVTLEDDVIVTRAKPGDFVVCNLSSINLGRAVPENVLERLISIQVRMLDNVIDLNKIPVVQAARTNARYRGIGLGTFGWHHLLAQENIQWESEEAVQYADKLYEKIAYHTIVASTELAKEKGAYPLYQDSDWHTGAYFERRGYDSTAWNELRMDVAVHGIRNGYLMAVAPNSSTSVIAGSTASIDPIFKPFYHEEKKDFKLPVVAPDLDHHTYDVYRRSAYIVDQRWSVRQNAARQKHIDQSISFNLYVPNTIRASVLLDLHLQAWQSGLKTTYYTRSSAADIEECEWCHS; this comes from the coding sequence ATGACAATGATGATTCAGACGCCAATAATTGAAAAGGTTTTAAATGATTTACAACTAGAATTTGGAAAGGAGAAAATTGCACCTCTAATAAAGTTGAGTGACCGTTGGAAAGAAAGATATGTTCATGGATCTTCAGAAGAATGGACAAGAACACTGATTTTAGAAGCGATTAGCTTTGTGGCAGAGGATGAGCCATATTGGACGTTCGTTGCCTCTAGAATTTATTTACATGCAATTTATGCACAAGATGAACAACGAAGAGGGTGCGCGGTTTATAGTCATTTCCATCATCATGTAAAGGAACTTGTCGAAAAAGGACTATATAGTTCCGTATTAATTACGAAGTATTCCGAGGAAGAGTTGGTGCACCTAGGCCAAATACTTAATCCAAATAGAGATTTTCTATTTACGTATATTGGTTTGAAAACATTAATGGACCGTTATGTAGCTGTTGATTTTACGAATAATCCTGTTGAACTTCCACAAGAGCGATGGCTTGTTATCGCCATGACATTAATGCAAGATGAGAGCGAAAATCGGCTTGAGAAAATTGAAGAAGCTTACTGGGCGATGAGCAATTTATATATGACAGTAGCAACGCCAACATTGGCGAATGCGGGAAAGCCACACGGTCAATTGTCGAGTTGTTTTATTGATACGGTCGACGATTCATTACAAGGTATTTACGACAGTAACACAGACATTGCCAATTTGTCGAAATATGGCGGTGGGATTGGCGTTTACATGGGGAAAGTGAGAAGTCGTGGTTCTTCAATTCGCGGATTCAAAGGTGCTTCAAGTGGGGTTTTGCCTTGGATTAAACAATTGAATAATACGGCAGTTAGTGTAGATCAATTAGGACAAAGGCAAGGTGCGATTGCAGTTTATTTGGATGCTTGGCATAAAGATATTTTGACGTTTCTGGATTTGAAGTTGAATAACGGCGATGAAAGAATGCGTGCACATGATATTTTTACGGGCATTTGCTTGCCGGATATTTTTATGGAACAAGTGGACGCACGTGGTGAGTGGCATCTGTTTGATCCGCATGAAGTCCGTGATGTAATGGGGTACTCGTTGGAAGATTTTTACGATGAAACGCGTGGAAGCGGTTCATTCCGCGAGAAGTATGCGGAATGTGTTGCGCATCCTGCGTTAAGTCGTGAAACGATTCCTGCGATTGAGTTAATGAAACGTATTTTGCGCAGTCAACTTGAAACCGGGGTGCCATTTATGTTTTATCGCGATGAAGTGAATCGTACAAATGCAAATAAACATAAAGGCATGATTTATTCCTCTAATTTATGTTCGGAAATTGCGCAAAATATGAGTCCAACAAAATTTGAGTCAGTAACTTTGGAAGATGACGTCATCGTCACACGAGCAAAGCCTGGAGATTTCGTTGTGTGCAATTTATCTTCTATTAATCTAGGTCGGGCAGTGCCGGAAAATGTATTAGAACGACTGATATCGATTCAAGTTCGCATGCTTGATAATGTGATTGATTTAAATAAGATACCGGTAGTTCAAGCAGCACGGACGAATGCAAGGTACCGCGGGATTGGTCTCGGGACATTTGGTTGGCATCATTTATTAGCGCAAGAAAATATTCAGTGGGAGTCTGAAGAGGCAGTGCAATATGCAGATAAGTTATATGAAAAAATAGCCTATCACACAATCGTGGCATCGACGGAATTGGCGAAAGAAAAAGGGGCCTACCCACTCTATCAAGATTCGGATTGGCATACTGGTGCCTATTTTGAGCGTAGAGGGTATGACTCAACTGCATGGAATGAACTGCGGATGGATGTAGCGGTTCATGGCATAAGAAATGGTTATTTAATGGCAGTAGCACCGAATTCATCAACATCTGTAATTGCGGGCTCTACCGCTTCCATTGACCCAATATTTAAACCGTTTTATCACGAAGAGAAGAAGGACTTTAAGTTACCGGTCGTTGCACCGGATCTTGATCATCATACGTACGATGTTTATCGTCGTTCGGCTTATATCGTGGATCAAAGATGGTCAGTTCGCCAAAATGCGGCAAGGCAAAAACATATCGATCAGTCGATTTCGTTTAATTTATACGTTCCAAATACGATTCGCGCTTCTGTGTTGCTTGACTTACATTTACAAGCTTGGCAATCGGGATTAAAAACGACTTATTATACACGCTCAAGTGCGGCGGATATTGAAGAGTGCGAATGGTGTCATTCTTAA
- a CDS encoding flavodoxin has protein sequence MVSFLIAYATYSGNTQEVAGLIHKTFVNHQVEVKLYRIGCGPVPNLADFDGMIIGSFTWEKGATPDEVKDFVLDVGYKPAHVYVFGTGDTQFGGDALFCKAAAKLAKFYHSTYPPLKIEQSPRGTQEQQVMEWAKGVMAHWLHLHA, from the coding sequence ATGGTGTCATTCTTAATCGCTTACGCAACGTATAGTGGAAATACGCAGGAAGTTGCAGGACTCATTCATAAAACATTTGTGAACCATCAAGTAGAGGTCAAGTTATATCGAATCGGCTGTGGCCCAGTCCCGAATCTTGCTGATTTCGATGGGATGATTATTGGTTCTTTTACATGGGAAAAAGGTGCAACGCCTGATGAAGTGAAAGATTTCGTATTAGATGTAGGTTATAAACCTGCGCATGTTTATGTATTTGGAACAGGAGATACACAGTTTGGAGGGGACGCTTTGTTTTGCAAGGCGGCAGCAAAGTTAGCAAAATTTTATCATTCAACGTACCCTCCGCTTAAAATAGAACAGAGCCCAAGAGGTACACAGGAACAGCAAGTTATGGAATGGGCGAAAGGGGTTATGGCACATTGGTTACACTTACACGCGTAA
- a CDS encoding ribonucleotide-diphosphate reductase subunit beta, giving the protein MGERGYGTLVTLTRVKVLDPANPNKSTAIFGGKASGILNWNELKYPHFYTLRQQIRSLFWTANEVDMTQDVKQFPTLTIAEQDAFLKIIGLLATLDGPQTDIAARLSHLSTDPSVKSLMATIADQESEHNHSYAYVLSSVTTYDKQVESFEMGRTDEVLMRRNKRIVEVYNEFAERPSIGSALKAMVYTTLLEGLFFYSGFAFFYNLARNQKMVGTSTMISYINRDELQHGRAISDIFRATLAENPSYNTEGFTAWVYDQFDHSVEQEIIWSRYVLGEIDGIDMEEMAGYIKYRANKMLRMLGLSEMYPEYTKNPMRWIKAYVDSFDDTKTDFFEQASRQYVKTSDLNGFDDL; this is encoded by the coding sequence ATGGGCGAAAGGGGTTATGGCACATTGGTTACACTTACACGCGTAAAAGTTTTAGATCCAGCAAATCCAAATAAATCGACGGCAATTTTTGGTGGGAAGGCGAGTGGCATCTTAAATTGGAATGAGTTGAAATATCCACATTTTTACACGTTACGACAACAGATTCGCTCCTTATTTTGGACAGCCAATGAGGTAGATATGACGCAAGACGTTAAGCAGTTCCCAACATTAACAATAGCGGAGCAGGATGCGTTTCTGAAGATAATTGGCTTGTTAGCAACCTTGGATGGACCGCAAACGGATATTGCGGCAAGATTATCCCATTTATCAACGGACCCATCTGTAAAGTCTCTAATGGCAACGATAGCAGACCAAGAAAGCGAGCATAATCACAGTTATGCGTATGTCCTTTCGTCAGTAACGACATACGATAAACAAGTCGAATCGTTTGAGATGGGCCGTACGGATGAAGTGCTAATGCGCAGGAATAAAAGAATTGTTGAAGTTTATAATGAGTTCGCGGAAAGACCATCGATTGGTTCTGCATTAAAGGCAATGGTTTATACGACATTATTAGAAGGTTTGTTTTTCTACAGCGGCTTTGCATTTTTCTACAATTTGGCGCGCAATCAAAAAATGGTCGGGACATCCACGATGATTTCTTATATTAATCGTGATGAGTTGCAACATGGACGGGCCATTAGTGACATTTTCCGTGCAACGTTGGCTGAAAATCCAAGTTATAATACGGAAGGCTTTACTGCTTGGGTGTACGACCAATTTGACCATTCCGTAGAACAAGAGATTATTTGGAGCCGTTACGTGCTTGGAGAGATTGATGGCATCGATATGGAGGAGATGGCAGGTTACATTAAATATCGTGCCAATAAAATGTTACGTATGCTCGGATTAAGTGAGATGTATCCGGAGTACACTAAAAATCCAATGCGTTGGATCAAAGCATATGTCGATAGTTTTGATGATACGAAAACAGATTTCTTTGAACAAGCTTCGAGGCAATATGTAAAAACAAGTGATTTAAATGGTTTTGATGACCTGTGA